The following are encoded together in the Methanobacterium bryantii genome:
- a CDS encoding ATP-binding cassette domain-containing protein, whose amino-acid sequence MNYVTIENNYSIQTFDLTKKYKDQNAVNGINLAIKRGEVFSLLGPNGAGKTTTIQMLCCLLKPTAGTATIMGYDIKKNPSAVKEVIDISPQETAIAGHLTAWENLMLMGGINGLKKEETKKRAKELIELMGLAERANEQVQNFSGGMQRRLSIAMALISDPPVLFLDEPTLGLDPQARRAIWKHIEHLKEKKTIILTTHYLEEADALADRVAIISEGNIIAIGTPKELKNDIYGMRTVVIKAQKLSSTCIEGLKEMYLSVREIDDGIEIKARELNFDEIVDYIRSSGAKIEWFSMEEPSLDDVFLSLTGKEMIK is encoded by the coding sequence ATAATTACTCAATTCAGACTTTCGATCTCACCAAGAAATATAAAGATCAAAATGCAGTAAATGGCATCAATCTGGCGATTAAAAGAGGTGAAGTTTTCTCTTTACTTGGCCCTAATGGTGCAGGTAAAACTACAACCATACAAATGCTTTGCTGTCTGCTAAAACCAACTGCTGGAACTGCAACTATCATGGGTTATGACATAAAGAAAAATCCTTCAGCAGTAAAAGAAGTTATTGATATTTCACCACAAGAAACTGCTATTGCTGGCCATTTGACAGCTTGGGAGAATCTTATGTTAATGGGCGGAATAAATGGTCTGAAAAAAGAAGAAACGAAAAAGAGAGCTAAAGAACTCATAGAATTAATGGGGCTAGCTGAAAGAGCAAATGAACAGGTCCAAAATTTTTCAGGAGGAATGCAACGAAGGTTAAGTATTGCAATGGCACTGATTTCTGATCCTCCAGTACTCTTTCTTGATGAACCCACTCTGGGTTTAGACCCTCAAGCAAGAAGAGCCATTTGGAAGCATATTGAGCATCTCAAAGAGAAAAAAACAATCATTTTAACCACTCATTATCTTGAGGAGGCAGACGCGCTCGCAGATCGAGTTGCTATAATTAGCGAAGGTAATATAATAGCAATAGGCACACCAAAAGAGCTTAAGAATGATATCTATGGAATGCGGACCGTGGTAATTAAGGCCCAAAAACTTTCTTCTACATGTATCGAAGGTTTGAAGGAGATGTATCTTAGTGTAAGAGAGATAGATGATGGAATTGAGATAAAAGCAAGGGAATTAAATTTTGATGAAATAGTTGATTATATCCGCTCAAGTGGAGCAAAGATCGAATGGTTTTCCATGGAAGAACCATCTTTAGATGATGTATTTCTAAGTCTTACAGGAAAGGAGATGATCAAATGA